In Platichthys flesus chromosome 21, fPlaFle2.1, whole genome shotgun sequence, the following are encoded in one genomic region:
- the map3k8 gene encoding mitogen-activated protein kinase kinase kinase 8: protein MDYKYDDGIELLLAHMNIEDIINAAETLYQIKEEEAEEDGGLLFEEESLSQEEMDDNEEAGHSGGGQKDYTDGDVGVRYGTVADLLTFVNLLSDMQPAALQQLDQEMGVLLNKDMAIKKGRYKINMDVLLFPWKLTYKNHGSGLVPKGSFGKVHLAQDTVTRKRMACKLIPMENFKAADVEFQARFRHENIAEFYGALFWDQSVHLFMEAGEGGSVLEKLDSCGPMREFEIIWVTKQVLRGLEYLHSHNVIHHDIKPSNIVLMSDKAVLVDFGLTVQMTEDIYIPRDLRGTEMYMSPEVVLCRGHDTKTDIYSLGTTIIHMQTGSPPWVCRYPRTAYPSYLYIIHKQAPPMEDIAEDCSLAMRSFLQRALERNPTLRSSASELLKDEAINPPREDQPRCWSLDSALEEVTHTMLRQQSHDTTQELSLYSEDSGHMRRKGSLYIDLGALSGYCKLVAGPPTSEYG from the exons ATGGATTACAAATACGATGATGGGATTGAGCTGTTGTTGGCTCACATGAATATCGAGGACATCATCAATGCTGCAGAGACTCTGTATCAGATCAAGGAGGAGGAAGCCGAAGAGGACGGAGGCTTGTTGTTCGAGGAGGAAAGTCTGTCCCAGGAGGAGATGGACGACAATGAGGAGGCAGGGCACTCGGGGGGTGGGCAGAAGGATTATACTGATGGGGATGTTGGGGTTCGCTACGGGACGGTGGCAGACCTCTTGACCTTTGTCAACCTGTTGTCAGACATGCAGCCAGCAGCCCTGCAGCAACTGGATCAGGAGATGGGAGTCCTGCTGAATAAG GACATGGCTATAAAGAAAGGCCGCTACAAGATCAACATGGACGTGCTCCTGTTTCCATGGAAATTGACCTACAAGAATCATGGTTCGGGCCTCGTGCCCAAGGGCTCATTTGGGAAAGTCCACTTGGCCCAGGACACTGTCACCAGGAAGAGAATGGCTTGTAAACTG ATCCCCATGGAGAACTTCAAAGCAGCTGACGTGGAGTTCCAGGCCCGGTTCCGACACGAGAACATTGCTGAGTTCTATGGTGCTCTGTTCTGGGACCAGAGCGTCCACCTCTTCATGGAGGCTGGTGAGGGCGGCTCAGTGCTGGAAAAGCTGGACAGCTGTGGGCCCATGAGGGAGTTCGAGATCATCTGGGTGACCAAGCAAGTCCTGCGCGGCCTGGAGTACCTGCACTCCCATAATGTCATCCACCATGACATCAAAC cCAGTAACATTGTGCTGATGTCAGACAAGGCAGTGCTTGTGGACTTTGGCCTGACGGTGCAGATGACAGAAGATATTTACATTCCCAGAGACCTGAGGGGAACAGAG ATGTATATGAGTCCAGAGGTGGTTCTGTGTCGAGGACATGACACCAAGACAGACATCTACAGCCTGGGCACCACCATCATCCACATGCAGACTGGAAGCCCCCCCTGGGTTTGCAGATACCCACGTACTGCCTATCCCTCGTACCTCTACATT ATCCACAAGCAGGCCCCCCCTATGGAGGACATAGCAGAAGACTGCAGCCTGGCCATGCGCTCCTTCCTGCAGCGAGCCTTGGAAAGGAATCCCACTCTGCGGAGCTCGGCATCTGAGCTGCTGAAAGACGAGGCCATCAACCCACCCAGAGAGGATCAGCCACGCTGCTGGAGCCTTGACTCCGCGCTGGAGGAGGTCACCCACACCATGCTACGGCAACAGAGCCATGACACCACACAGG aatTGTCTCTGTACTCTGAGGACTCTGGCCACATGAGAAGAAAGGGCTCCTTGTACATTGATCTGGGGGCCTTGTCAGGCTACTGTAAACTAGTGGCAGGGCCTCCCACATCAGAATATGGCTAA